A portion of the Cryptomeria japonica chromosome 5, Sugi_1.0, whole genome shotgun sequence genome contains these proteins:
- the LOC131876362 gene encoding uncharacterized protein LOC131876362 isoform X1 produces the protein MGDRGLRPRSISIPQSLVLLEGNESTSGPTLISQRSYSTRSTLVSQRSKPAGGLALVSQRSIVAHFVQPWFFRGPASPILSISIPRSLVLLEGNESTSGPTLISQRSYSARSTLVSQRSKPASGPALVSQRSSVTHFVQRTFLFRDNRKASKIIRKPKK, from the coding sequence ATGGGTGACCGGGGTCTGAGACCGCGGTCGATTTCGATACCCCAATCTTTGGTGCTGCTGGAGGGGAATGAGTCCACGAGTGGACCAACCCTGATTTCTCAGAGGTCCTATTCCACGAGAAGTACCCTAGTTTCTCAGAGGTCGAAGCCCGCGGGGGGTCTAGCCCTAGTTTCTCAAAGGTCCATCGTCGCCCATTTTGTCCAGCCCTGGTTTTTCAGAGGTCCAGCGTCACCCATTTTGTCGATTTCGATACCCCGATCTTTGGTGCTACTGGAGGGGAATGAGTCCACGAGTGGACCAACCCTGATTTCTCAGAGGTCCTATTCCGCGAGAAGTACCCTAGTTTCTCAGAGGTCGAAGCCCGCGAGTGGACCAGCCCTGGTTTCTCAAAGGTCCAGCGTCACCCATTTTGTCCAGCGTACATTCTTATTCAG
- the LOC131876362 gene encoding uncharacterized protein LOC131876362 isoform X2: MGDRGLRPRSISIPQSLVLLEGNESTSGPTLISQRSYSTRSTLVSQRSKPAGGLALVSQRSIVAHFVQPWFFRGPASPILSISIPRSLVLLEGNESTSGPTLISQRSYSARSTLVSQRSKPASGPALVSQRSSVTHFVQRTFLFRQ, encoded by the exons ATGGGTGACCGGGGTCTGAGACCGCGGTCGATTTCGATACCCCAATCTTTGGTGCTGCTGGAGGGGAATGAGTCCACGAGTGGACCAACCCTGATTTCTCAGAGGTCCTATTCCACGAGAAGTACCCTAGTTTCTCAGAGGTCGAAGCCCGCGGGGGGTCTAGCCCTAGTTTCTCAAAGGTCCATCGTCGCCCATTTTGTCCAGCCCTGGTTTTTCAGAGGTCCAGCGTCACCCATTTTGTCGATTTCGATACCCCGATCTTTGGTGCTACTGGAGGGGAATGAGTCCACGAGTGGACCAACCCTGATTTCTCAGAGGTCCTATTCCGCGAGAAGTACCCTAGTTTCTCAGAGGTCGAAGCCCGCGAGTGGACCAGCCCTGGTTTCTCAAAGGTCCAGCGTCACCCATTTTGTCCAGCGTACATTCTTATTCAG GCAATGA